In the genome of Kitasatospora cathayae, one region contains:
- a CDS encoding DUF5946 family protein, translating into MTDRCEECGAPGCEELFHRLLALDHSRAEPWGPLHGVSVACFLLQHPSRLAVGGGARARAFLRAYLDGGLPAVNGLVGRARAANSHRVRGRAPRPAAVAPGTGTETGTGAGAGAPRSGFAVTIAEVGQDRTFPAAGFPERVRAWAAATLEGWGPDSA; encoded by the coding sequence GTGACGGACCGCTGTGAGGAGTGCGGGGCGCCGGGGTGCGAGGAACTGTTCCACCGGCTGCTCGCGCTGGACCACTCGCGGGCGGAGCCGTGGGGGCCGCTGCACGGGGTGTCGGTGGCCTGCTTCCTGCTGCAGCACCCGAGCCGGCTGGCCGTCGGCGGCGGGGCCCGGGCACGGGCGTTCCTGCGGGCGTACCTCGACGGCGGGCTGCCGGCGGTGAACGGGCTGGTCGGGCGGGCCCGGGCGGCGAACTCGCACCGGGTGAGGGGCCGGGCGCCGCGGCCCGCGGCGGTCGCGCCGGGGACGGGGACGGAGACGGGGACGGGGGCGGGGGCGGGGGCGCCGCGGAGCGGGTTCGCGGTCACGATCGCGGAGGTCGGCCAGGACAGGACCTTCCCGGCTGCGGGGTTCCCGGAGCGGGTGCGGGCCTGGGCGGCGGCCACCCTCGAGGGATGGGGGCCGGACAGCGCGTAG
- a CDS encoding SigB/SigF/SigG family RNA polymerase sigma factor: MSGILETAPSAPSDLPPRPTEAELRAMGKAEARELSDALFERLSGLARESAAYSYVRGTVIELNMPLVRFIAARFRHRAEDMDDILQVGTIGLIKAVDGYDPQRGVEFVTYAIPTIMGEVKRYFRDTSWPVRVPRSMQELYLTVARGSDRLEQRLGRLPQPAEIADDLHLTVEQTTEGLVAGRVYRPSSLDALREQDTDESGSAMLDRLGDCDPGIELADFRTAVRPLLAELPEREQAVLKLRFWDGCTQSEIAARIGVSQMHVSRLLSATLTRLRERLEDRDAPGWAEEAEDCG, from the coding sequence GTGTCCGGCATCCTGGAGACCGCGCCTTCGGCGCCGTCCGATCTGCCCCCGCGCCCGACCGAGGCCGAGCTCCGCGCGATGGGGAAGGCCGAGGCGCGCGAACTGAGCGACGCGCTGTTCGAGCGGCTGTCCGGGCTGGCCCGGGAGAGCGCCGCCTACAGCTACGTGCGCGGCACGGTCATCGAACTCAACATGCCGCTGGTGCGGTTCATCGCCGCCCGCTTCCGGCACCGGGCCGAGGACATGGACGACATCCTCCAGGTAGGCACGATCGGCCTGATCAAGGCCGTCGACGGCTACGACCCGCAGCGCGGCGTCGAGTTCGTCACCTACGCGATCCCCACCATCATGGGCGAGGTCAAGAGGTACTTCCGGGACACCTCCTGGCCCGTGCGCGTCCCGCGGAGCATGCAGGAGCTGTACCTGACGGTGGCCCGGGGCTCGGACCGGCTGGAGCAACGACTCGGCCGCCTCCCGCAGCCGGCGGAGATCGCCGATGACCTCCACCTGACCGTCGAGCAGACCACCGAGGGCCTGGTCGCGGGCCGGGTCTACCGCCCCAGCTCGCTGGACGCGCTGCGCGAGCAGGACACCGACGAGAGCGGCAGCGCCATGCTGGACCGGCTCGGCGACTGCGACCCGGGCATCGAACTGGCCGACTTCCGCACCGCCGTGCGCCCCCTGCTCGCCGAACTGCCCGAGCGCGAACAGGCCGTGCTCAAACTCCGCTTCTGGGACGGCTGCACCCAGTCCGAGATCGCGGCGCGCATCGGCGTCTCCCAGATGCACGTCTCCCGGCTGCTGAGCGCCACCCTGACCCGGCTGCGCGAACGGCTGGAGGACCGCGACGCCCCGGGCTGGGCCGAGGAAGCGGAGGACTGCGGCTGA
- a CDS encoding AI-2E family transporter, producing MGVNGPGRPARRPRPLGSRPPRVTLRRARPAAPPEHVPTGLRTAAGYVWRLALLGVAAYLVVGVLGELRLPVIALFLALVITSVLRPLVDLLHQVMPRPLAVLVAFVCAIALIGGVLALVGTNVADQWSGIGNELRGGLGRIDHWLTRAPFRLRPGTVTDLRAKIGAFLSAHRSALLTTALSGASRAVELATGLALAVFCSVFFLHSGDRMWSWAQRQLPAGARPIWSRAGRAAWHTFAGYTRGVLIVAASNAVLVGIALAILRVPLVLPLMVLEFVAALVPLIGSPIALAIAALVALAARGPVVALLVLALIVIIGQIEGHLLHPLVLGWSVRIHPVAVALSVIGGAVLAGVLGALVAVPVVSVAWAVLTELRDHEPPERPGRPGSRGDTPAVGDHPRRSQRDRRRPDQGESGEHRG from the coding sequence GTGGGCGTGAACGGCCCGGGACGGCCCGCCCGCCGCCCCCGGCCGCTCGGCAGCCGCCCGCCCCGGGTGACGCTGCGCCGGGCCCGTCCGGCGGCGCCCCCTGAGCACGTCCCGACCGGGCTGCGCACCGCCGCCGGGTACGTCTGGCGGCTGGCGCTGCTCGGCGTGGCCGCGTACCTGGTCGTCGGCGTCCTCGGCGAGCTGCGGCTGCCGGTGATCGCGCTGTTCCTGGCACTGGTGATCACCTCCGTGCTGCGCCCGCTGGTCGATCTGCTCCACCAGGTGATGCCCCGCCCGCTCGCCGTGCTGGTGGCGTTCGTGTGCGCGATCGCTCTGATCGGCGGCGTCCTGGCGCTGGTCGGGACGAACGTCGCCGACCAGTGGAGCGGGATCGGCAACGAGCTGCGCGGCGGTCTCGGCCGGATCGATCACTGGCTCACCCGCGCCCCCTTCCGCCTGCGGCCCGGCACCGTGACGGACCTGCGGGCGAAGATCGGGGCGTTCCTGTCGGCGCACCGCTCGGCCCTGCTGACCACCGCGCTCAGCGGGGCCAGCCGGGCCGTCGAGCTGGCCACCGGGCTGGCGCTCGCGGTTTTCTGCTCGGTGTTCTTCCTGCACTCCGGCGACCGGATGTGGAGCTGGGCGCAGCGCCAGCTACCGGCCGGGGCCCGCCCGATCTGGAGCCGGGCCGGGCGGGCGGCCTGGCACACCTTCGCCGGCTACACCCGCGGGGTGCTGATCGTGGCGGCGAGCAACGCGGTACTGGTCGGCATCGCCCTGGCCATCCTGCGGGTGCCGCTGGTGCTGCCGCTGATGGTGCTGGAGTTCGTCGCGGCGCTGGTGCCGCTGATCGGCTCCCCGATCGCGCTGGCGATCGCCGCGCTGGTGGCGCTGGCCGCGCGCGGGCCGGTGGTCGCGCTGCTGGTGCTCGCGCTGATCGTGATCATCGGCCAGATCGAGGGACACCTGCTGCACCCGCTGGTGCTGGGCTGGTCGGTGCGCATCCACCCGGTGGCGGTGGCGCTGTCGGTGATCGGCGGCGCGGTGTTGGCCGGGGTGCTGGGCGCGCTGGTCGCCGTGCCGGTGGTGTCGGTGGCCTGGGCGGTGCTCACCGAGCTGCGGGACCACGAGCCGCCGGAACGGCCGGGCCGACCGGGGTCACGGGGCGATACCCCGGCGGTGGGCGACCACCCGCGCCGTTCCCAGCGCGATCGACGACGCCCAGACCAGGGAGAATCCGGTGAGCACCGCGGGTGA
- a CDS encoding GNAT family N-acetyltransferase: MDERTVTLRQMTPAEYQAATETREAETVRELAKLMPEELALERTRQGTARFLPDGLATAGHHLVVAENASGETVGTAWIGPDPRAEAGTSTSAWLYHIHVLPPFRRQGYGTAVLAAAERLVAREDMTALALNVFGGNEAAIALYRRSGYGVSSMYLSKEVRA, translated from the coding sequence ATGGACGAGCGGACCGTGACCCTGCGTCAGATGACCCCGGCCGAGTACCAGGCGGCCACCGAGACCCGCGAGGCCGAGACGGTGCGCGAACTCGCCAAACTCATGCCCGAGGAACTCGCCTTGGAGCGCACCCGCCAGGGCACCGCCAGGTTCCTCCCGGACGGCCTCGCCACCGCCGGCCACCACCTGGTGGTGGCCGAGAACGCGTCGGGCGAGACCGTCGGCACCGCCTGGATCGGCCCCGACCCCCGCGCCGAGGCCGGCACCTCCACCTCCGCCTGGCTCTACCACATCCACGTCCTCCCGCCGTTCCGCCGTCAGGGGTACGGCACGGCCGTCCTCGCCGCCGCCGAGCGGCTCGTCGCCCGCGAGGACATGACGGCGCTCGCGCTGAACGTCTTCGGCGGCAACGAGGCCGCCATCGCCCTGTACCGCCGCAGCGGCTACGGCGTGTCGTCGATGTACCTGAGCAAGGAGGTCCGGGCGTGA
- a CDS encoding DUF2231 domain-containing protein: MYSRATIAGHPVHPMLIAYPVAGYTGTLVGFAVYAANGQQFWLNFAIAMNIAGVGGALLAALPGFADWLLGIPKDSGAKGVGLAHAGLNVVALALFAITLGFYVGHWDGPPRGTALGLALASAGLVCTVSAGFLGWMLVQNYHIGVRLTHYQESDEPAVQNIRPLRIHHDKAA; this comes from the coding sequence ATGTACAGCAGGGCCACCATCGCGGGCCATCCGGTCCATCCCATGCTCATCGCCTACCCCGTGGCCGGCTACACCGGCACGCTGGTGGGCTTCGCCGTGTACGCCGCGAACGGCCAGCAGTTCTGGCTCAACTTCGCGATCGCCATGAACATCGCCGGAGTCGGCGGTGCCCTGCTGGCCGCACTGCCGGGCTTCGCCGACTGGCTGCTGGGCATCCCGAAGGACTCCGGCGCCAAGGGCGTCGGGCTCGCCCACGCCGGACTCAACGTGGTCGCGCTGGCACTGTTCGCCATCACCCTGGGCTTCTACGTGGGCCACTGGGACGGCCCGCCGCGCGGCACCGCGCTCGGCCTGGCCCTCGCGTCCGCCGGACTGGTGTGCACCGTCAGCGCCGGCTTCCTCGGCTGGATGCTGGTGCAGAACTACCACATCGGCGTCCGGCTCACCCACTACCAGGAGAGCGACGAGCCCGCGGTGCAGAACATCCGGCCGCTGCGCATCCACCACGACAAGGCCGCCTGA
- a CDS encoding STAS domain-containing protein, which yields MARRQPKDHSLAHGRLGAPGAFIAQASPWAEGTVIALYGELDLDSITELNAVLLPALAEPATVIVIDCAGLDFCDSTGLNALLRAQARALDEGSRIELARPRPLVLRMLELTGATDAFRVRDTVPG from the coding sequence ATGGCGCGCCGCCAGCCGAAGGACCACAGCCTGGCGCACGGCCGCCTCGGCGCGCCCGGAGCCTTCATCGCTCAGGCCTCACCGTGGGCCGAGGGCACCGTGATCGCGTTGTACGGAGAACTCGACCTGGACTCGATCACCGAGCTGAACGCGGTGCTCCTGCCGGCCCTGGCCGAGCCCGCCACGGTGATCGTGATCGACTGCGCCGGGCTGGACTTCTGCGACTCCACCGGGCTCAACGCCCTGCTGCGCGCCCAGGCCCGGGCGCTCGACGAGGGCAGCCGGATCGAGCTGGCCCGCCCCCGGCCGCTGGTCCTGCGGATGCTCGAACTCACCGGTGCCACCGACGCCTTCCGAGTGCGCGACACCGTCCCCGGCTGA
- a CDS encoding SpoIIE family protein phosphatase, with protein MTARPELEESTALALAGTVRRLQDAAARLRAEARIRSVVDLATGVLSERLGVLPAEAAAHLVRLAREAGVPVVALAADITGLPAVELEAARAPTPGTAGGSAPGTVSGSAPASPPVAPAIAAEPDLQRAAGAVLEQLTASLGVRSLAVWQRLPGGALALAAHSGFAEAEAEAWSRVPPGVATPAQQVVGGAAELWPGDPTAAGPSIGTGVVRAVLPLLETGRRRGALEVLWPEPGPALTPSQRRQLRALAELCTTLLGPAGEPPMPEDLDVLLEGLLTPALLLEPELRDGHLADFTIRRVNAQFRDPLGRPRDALEGTSFLEAYPVAGATGLFERLLAVHRSGVPLPGGSVQLVLRDGPLAVPVTVRLAVAPLGGQLLVGWEAETRPPDEDEQTALLRQAQRLARVAGFEEDADHGRIRWSAGLREFFGLPAGAPPVPLAQLARHVHPDDEPAVRRLVDTVRHRLRTSSAVFRLARPDGSYHYTRVIAEPVLDDAGRLAALRGAYHDVSAQHRTELALGATRARLADSEQESAERAQLALRLQQAILPTAPPPLGVNGLRAAVRYRPAAKRDRVGGDWYDILPLPDKRVLLAVGDVAGHGVGAATGMVALRHALRGLAVTGAGPAQLLEWANTVALREPGQVTATAVCVLLDPAGGELRWARAGHLPPIRLGRDGAHVLPLPHGVLLGALDEARYEEHRVHLSTGDVLLLYTDGLVERRDRPVEDSVDQLIRTAGAPGPDLEHYLDRLLDLSPADTEDDTCLIAVRVE; from the coding sequence ATGACCGCCCGGCCCGAGCTCGAGGAGAGCACCGCCTTGGCCCTCGCCGGGACGGTCCGCCGCCTGCAGGACGCCGCCGCCCGGCTGCGGGCCGAGGCCCGCATCCGTAGCGTCGTCGACCTGGCCACCGGCGTCCTGTCCGAGCGCCTCGGCGTCCTCCCCGCCGAGGCGGCCGCCCACCTGGTCCGGCTGGCCCGCGAGGCCGGCGTCCCGGTCGTGGCCCTGGCGGCCGACATCACGGGGCTGCCCGCGGTCGAACTCGAGGCAGCCCGCGCGCCGACACCCGGGACGGCGGGTGGGTCGGCGCCCGGGACGGTGAGTGGGTCGGCGCCCGCGTCGCCACCCGTCGCCCCCGCCATCGCCGCCGAGCCCGACCTGCAGCGGGCCGCCGGGGCCGTCCTGGAACAGCTGACGGCCTCGCTCGGGGTCCGCTCCCTCGCCGTCTGGCAACGCCTGCCCGGCGGCGCGCTCGCGCTCGCCGCGCACAGCGGATTCGCCGAGGCCGAGGCCGAGGCCTGGAGCCGGGTCCCGCCCGGCGTCGCCACCCCGGCCCAGCAGGTCGTCGGCGGCGCGGCGGAGCTGTGGCCCGGCGATCCGACCGCCGCCGGGCCGTCGATCGGGACCGGAGTGGTCCGGGCGGTCCTGCCACTGCTGGAGACGGGCCGACGGCGCGGCGCGCTGGAGGTGCTCTGGCCCGAGCCCGGGCCGGCCCTCACCCCGTCCCAGCGCCGCCAGCTCCGGGCCCTCGCCGAGCTCTGCACGACCCTCCTCGGCCCGGCCGGCGAACCCCCGATGCCCGAGGACCTCGACGTCCTCCTCGAAGGACTGCTCACCCCCGCGCTGCTGCTGGAACCGGAGCTCAGGGACGGTCACCTCGCCGACTTCACGATCCGGCGGGTCAACGCGCAGTTCCGCGACCCACTGGGCCGCCCCCGGGACGCGCTGGAGGGCACGTCGTTCCTGGAGGCCTACCCGGTCGCCGGCGCCACCGGGCTGTTCGAGCGGCTGCTGGCGGTGCACCGGAGCGGAGTTCCGCTGCCCGGCGGATCCGTCCAGCTGGTGCTCCGGGACGGGCCGCTCGCGGTGCCCGTCACCGTACGGCTCGCGGTCGCCCCGCTCGGCGGGCAGCTGCTGGTCGGCTGGGAAGCGGAGACCCGGCCGCCGGACGAGGACGAGCAGACCGCACTGCTGCGCCAGGCACAGCGGCTGGCCCGGGTCGCCGGGTTCGAGGAGGACGCCGATCACGGCCGGATCCGCTGGAGCGCCGGCCTCCGGGAGTTCTTCGGCCTACCCGCCGGAGCGCCGCCCGTCCCGCTGGCCCAGCTCGCCCGGCACGTCCACCCGGACGACGAGCCCGCCGTGCGGCGCCTGGTCGACACCGTCCGGCACCGCCTGCGAACCTCCTCCGCGGTGTTCCGGCTGGCCCGCCCGGACGGCAGCTACCACTACACCCGGGTCATCGCCGAGCCCGTCCTCGACGACGCGGGCCGGTTGGCCGCACTACGCGGCGCCTACCACGACGTCTCCGCCCAGCACCGGACCGAGCTCGCCCTCGGCGCCACCCGGGCGCGCCTGGCCGACAGCGAGCAGGAGTCGGCCGAACGCGCCCAGCTGGCCCTGCGGCTCCAGCAGGCCATCCTGCCCACCGCGCCGCCACCGCTCGGGGTGAACGGCCTGCGGGCCGCCGTGCGCTACCGCCCGGCCGCCAAGCGCGACCGGGTCGGCGGCGACTGGTACGACATCCTGCCGCTGCCCGACAAGCGCGTCCTGCTCGCCGTCGGGGACGTCGCCGGGCACGGCGTCGGCGCCGCCACCGGGATGGTCGCGCTGCGCCACGCCCTGCGCGGTCTGGCCGTCACCGGGGCGGGCCCGGCCCAGCTGCTGGAGTGGGCCAACACCGTGGCGCTGCGGGAACCGGGGCAGGTCACCGCCACCGCCGTGTGCGTGCTGCTCGACCCGGCCGGCGGCGAGCTGCGCTGGGCGCGGGCCGGCCACCTGCCGCCGATCCGGCTGGGCCGCGACGGCGCGCACGTGCTGCCGCTGCCGCACGGGGTGCTGCTCGGGGCCCTGGACGAGGCCCGGTACGAGGAGCACCGGGTGCACCTGTCCACCGGGGACGTGCTGCTGCTCTACACCGACGGCCTGGTCGAACGGCGGGACCGGCCGGTGGAGGACTCCGTCGACCAGCTGATCCGCACGGCCGGGGCCCCGGGGCCGGACCTCGAGCACTACCTGGACCGGTTGCTCGACCTCAGCCCCGCCGACACCGAGGACGACACCTGTCTGATCGCCGTCCGGGTCGAGTAG
- a CDS encoding HAMP domain-containing protein, giving the protein MDEHPENGLAEQPLRQLLAGLTAVRDGDFRTRLDPDRPGELGEIATVFNGMSEQLSRVTSEVTRVAREVGTEGRLGGQAQVPDLTGTWLDLTDSVNAMAGNLTGQVRAIARVATAVASGDLTQKIRVDARGEILDLKETLNTMVDQLSAFADEVTRVAREVGTAGNLGGQATVRGVSGTWKDLTDNVNVMASNLTGQVRSMSEVATAVARGDLSKKITVEAKGEVAALAAAINTMVDTLSVFADEVTRVAREVGTEGILGGQARVPNVAGTWKDLTENVNFMAHNLTSQVRNIAQVTTAVAEGDLTRKIDVDARGEILELKTTVNTMVEQLSSFAAEVTRVAREVGSEGRLGGQARVEGVSGTWKRLTENVNELAGNLTRQVRAIAEVTSAVAAGDLTRSISVDASGEVADLKDNINAMVESLRETIQANQEQDWLNTNLARFSAAIQGRRDIQAVAEMITDELTPLVDAQYGAFFLAEETDGGTELVRISAYGRSADELSDQRVKLGESLVGQAARSRRIIAVDELPPGYAVIASGAGAADARSLVLLPIALEEWLLGVLEFASVHPFTEVHRDFLAQFTEACGVNIGTLLANARTDELLGESQRLTAELQARSEELQAGQEELRHSNAELEEQAALLADRNRDIEAKNLEIEQARQELEERARQLSLTSMYKSEFLANMSHELRTPLNSLLILAQLLAQNATGNLTAKQVEYAGVIHSAGTDLLQLINDILDLSKVEAGKMELTPEPFAVRELLEYVESSFLPLADQKGLTFAVTVDRTVPDELVTDQARLRQVLRNLLSNAIKFTDKGRVELRIQCVEGPELPPELGRAGAAVAFHVEDTGIGIDPTQLDTIFGAFQQADGTTSRRYGGTGLGLSISRELARLLGGTLTVASIAGQGSRFTFYLPLGALERPHGGRAGAPGVLVVEPEPPGLLTLLARAAVESLGAAAPAVRIDTAQDEPGLRAALATGPHRCVLLDLAHSGQLAPALLDVLGDATPVLGYQGDGASDAVAVGGVELTHGLDDLRERVIQRLGGRHPADPGPEAAAQATDERLAGRTALIVDDDVRNVFALASVLEENGLTVLHANDGRTGLELLRAHPETDLVLMDVMMPGLDGYAAIAAIRADERFARLPVIAVTAKAMPGDKDKSLAAGADDHVTKPVDTTRLIDRLHRWLDAP; this is encoded by the coding sequence ATGGACGAGCACCCTGAGAACGGGCTTGCCGAACAGCCGCTGCGGCAGCTGCTCGCCGGGCTCACGGCGGTCCGCGACGGAGACTTCCGCACCCGGCTGGACCCGGACCGGCCGGGGGAACTGGGGGAGATCGCCACGGTCTTCAACGGGATGTCCGAGCAGCTGTCCCGGGTCACCTCGGAGGTGACCAGGGTCGCCCGGGAGGTCGGCACGGAGGGCCGGCTCGGCGGGCAGGCCCAGGTGCCGGACCTGACCGGGACGTGGCTGGACCTCACCGACTCGGTGAACGCGATGGCGGGCAACCTGACCGGCCAGGTCCGGGCGATCGCGCGGGTGGCCACCGCCGTCGCCTCGGGCGACCTCACCCAGAAGATCCGGGTGGACGCGCGCGGCGAGATCCTGGACCTCAAGGAGACCCTCAACACGATGGTCGACCAGCTGTCCGCCTTCGCCGACGAGGTCACCCGGGTCGCCCGTGAGGTCGGTACCGCCGGGAACCTGGGCGGGCAGGCGACCGTCCGGGGCGTCTCCGGCACCTGGAAGGACCTCACCGACAACGTCAACGTGATGGCCTCCAACCTCACCGGCCAGGTCCGCTCGATGTCCGAGGTGGCGACGGCCGTCGCGCGCGGGGACCTCTCGAAGAAGATCACCGTGGAGGCCAAGGGCGAGGTCGCGGCGCTCGCCGCCGCGATCAACACCATGGTCGACACCCTCTCGGTCTTCGCCGACGAGGTGACCAGGGTGGCCCGCGAGGTCGGCACCGAGGGCATCCTGGGCGGCCAGGCCCGGGTGCCGAACGTCGCCGGGACGTGGAAGGACCTCACCGAGAACGTCAACTTCATGGCGCACAACCTCACCAGCCAGGTGCGCAACATCGCCCAGGTGACCACCGCCGTCGCCGAGGGCGACCTCACCCGCAAGATCGACGTCGACGCCCGCGGGGAGATCCTGGAGCTGAAGACCACCGTCAACACGATGGTGGAGCAGCTGAGCTCCTTCGCCGCCGAGGTGACCAGGGTGGCCCGCGAGGTCGGCAGCGAGGGCCGACTCGGCGGCCAGGCCCGGGTGGAGGGCGTCTCCGGCACCTGGAAGCGGCTCACCGAGAACGTCAACGAGCTGGCCGGCAACCTCACCCGGCAGGTCCGGGCGATCGCCGAGGTCACCAGCGCCGTCGCGGCCGGCGACCTGACCCGCTCGATCAGCGTGGACGCCTCCGGCGAGGTCGCCGACCTCAAGGACAACATCAACGCCATGGTCGAGTCGCTGCGCGAGACCATCCAGGCCAACCAGGAACAGGACTGGCTGAACACCAACCTGGCCCGCTTCTCCGCCGCGATCCAGGGCCGCCGGGACATCCAGGCCGTCGCCGAGATGATCACCGACGAGCTGACGCCCCTGGTCGACGCCCAGTACGGCGCCTTCTTCCTGGCCGAGGAGACCGACGGCGGCACCGAACTGGTCCGGATCAGCGCCTACGGCCGGTCGGCGGACGAACTCTCCGACCAGCGGGTCAAGTTGGGCGAGTCCCTGGTCGGCCAGGCGGCGCGCAGCCGGCGGATCATCGCGGTCGACGAGCTGCCGCCCGGCTACGCCGTCATCGCCTCCGGCGCCGGGGCCGCCGACGCCCGCTCGCTCGTCCTGCTGCCCATCGCGCTGGAGGAATGGCTGCTCGGTGTCCTGGAGTTCGCCTCCGTTCACCCCTTCACCGAGGTGCACCGTGACTTCCTGGCGCAGTTCACCGAGGCCTGCGGCGTCAACATCGGCACCCTGCTGGCCAACGCGCGCACCGACGAACTGCTCGGCGAGTCGCAGCGGCTCACCGCCGAACTGCAGGCGAGGTCCGAGGAGTTGCAGGCCGGGCAGGAGGAACTCCGCCACTCCAACGCGGAACTGGAGGAACAGGCCGCGCTGCTCGCCGACCGCAACCGCGACATCGAGGCCAAGAACCTGGAGATCGAACAGGCCCGCCAGGAACTCGAGGAACGCGCCCGGCAGTTGAGCCTGACCTCGATGTACAAGTCCGAGTTCCTCGCCAACATGAGCCACGAGCTGCGCACCCCGCTGAACAGCCTGCTGATCCTCGCCCAACTGCTCGCCCAGAACGCCACCGGCAACCTCACCGCCAAGCAGGTCGAGTACGCGGGCGTCATCCACTCCGCCGGAACCGACCTCCTCCAGCTCATCAACGACATCCTCGACCTCTCCAAGGTCGAGGCCGGCAAGATGGAGCTGACGCCCGAACCCTTCGCCGTTCGCGAACTGCTGGAGTACGTCGAGTCCAGCTTCCTGCCCCTCGCCGACCAGAAGGGCCTCACCTTCGCGGTCACCGTCGACCGGACCGTGCCGGACGAACTCGTCACCGACCAGGCACGGCTGCGCCAGGTGCTGCGCAACCTCCTCTCCAACGCGATCAAGTTCACCGACAAGGGCCGGGTTGAGCTGCGGATCCAGTGCGTCGAGGGCCCCGAGCTGCCGCCCGAACTCGGCCGCGCGGGGGCGGCGGTGGCCTTCCACGTCGAGGACACCGGCATCGGCATCGACCCCACCCAGCTGGACACCATCTTCGGCGCCTTCCAACAGGCCGACGGCACCACCAGCCGCCGCTACGGCGGCACCGGTCTCGGCCTGTCGATCAGCCGGGAGCTCGCCCGGCTGCTCGGCGGCACCCTCACCGTCGCCTCCATCGCCGGGCAGGGCAGCCGCTTCACGTTCTACCTGCCCCTCGGGGCGCTCGAGCGGCCCCACGGTGGCCGGGCGGGCGCGCCCGGGGTCCTGGTGGTCGAACCCGAGCCGCCCGGCCTGCTCACCCTGCTCGCCCGCGCCGCCGTCGAGTCCCTGGGCGCCGCCGCGCCGGCGGTGCGGATCGACACCGCCCAGGACGAACCGGGGCTGCGGGCTGCCCTCGCCACCGGGCCGCACCGCTGCGTGCTGCTCGACCTCGCCCACTCCGGACAGCTCGCGCCCGCCCTGCTCGACGTGCTGGGGGACGCCACCCCGGTCCTCGGCTACCAGGGCGACGGCGCGTCCGACGCGGTCGCGGTGGGAGGAGTGGAACTCACCCACGGACTGGACGACCTGCGCGAGCGCGTGATCCAGCGGCTCGGCGGCCGCCACCCGGCCGACCCCGGCCCCGAGGCCGCCGCCCAGGCCACCGACGAGCGGCTCGCCGGGCGGACCGCCCTGATCGTCGACGACGACGTGCGCAACGTCTTCGCCCTGGCCTCCGTCCTGGAGGAGAACGGACTGACCGTGCTGCACGCCAACGACGGCCGGACCGGGCTCGAACTGCTGCGCGCCCACCCCGAGACCGACCTCGTCCTGATGGACGTCATGATGCCCGGCCTCGACGGCTACGCCGCGATCGCCGCCATCCGCGCCGACGAGCGCTTCGCCCGCCTGCCGGTCATCGCCGTCACGGCGAAGGCCATGCCCGGCGACAAGGACAAGAGCCTCGCGGCGGGCGCCGACGATCACGTCACCAAACCCGTCGACACCACCCGGCTGATCGACCGGTTGCACCGCTGGCTGGACGCGCCATGA
- a CDS encoding STAS domain-containing protein: protein MPGPIEVPSEGEQRSGGLRVVVDDRASVRVVTVAGELDHDSAHVLRAALARPLHDGVRRIVVDLAELRFCDSTGLNILLRARLDADAAGRTLEVARPQPIVARLFEVTGTDTVLRVQPDPDAELGPPEAADAPPSDPE, encoded by the coding sequence ATGCCAGGGCCAATCGAGGTCCCCAGCGAGGGGGAGCAGCGGAGTGGGGGCCTGCGCGTCGTGGTGGACGACCGGGCCTCGGTGCGGGTCGTCACGGTGGCCGGGGAGCTGGACCACGACTCGGCGCACGTGCTGCGCGCCGCGCTGGCGCGACCGCTGCACGACGGCGTGCGACGGATCGTGGTCGACCTCGCGGAGCTGCGGTTCTGCGACTCCACCGGCCTGAACATCCTGCTGCGCGCCCGGCTCGACGCGGACGCGGCCGGGCGGACCCTCGAAGTCGCGCGGCCGCAGCCGATCGTGGCCAGGCTGTTCGAGGTCACCGGCACCGACACCGTGCTGCGGGTCCAGCCCGACCCGGACGCGGAGCTCGGTCCCCCGGAGGCCGCCGACGCCCCTCCTTCCGACCCGGAGTGA
- a CDS encoding ATP-binding protein: MVGVRVPSRSRSSPWPWARRLPLSARPGTISEARSCTAAFLADVADPLVVADAVLLVSELVGNAIRHTGAPDSLLLVRCPGLLRIEVSDASRRPPLPRTPYGPIETGGLGLFLLGRLALRWGWYPAGPGKAVWCELRIPEG, from the coding sequence ATGGTCGGAGTCCGGGTGCCCTCCCGCTCGCGCTCCTCCCCGTGGCCGTGGGCGCGCCGACTGCCGCTGTCCGCCCGGCCGGGCACGATCTCCGAGGCGCGCTCCTGCACCGCCGCGTTCCTGGCCGACGTGGCCGACCCCCTGGTGGTCGCCGACGCCGTCCTGCTGGTGTCGGAGCTGGTCGGCAACGCCATCCGGCACACCGGCGCCCCGGACTCGCTGCTCCTGGTGCGCTGCCCGGGCCTGCTGCGGATCGAGGTCAGCGACGCGAGCCGGCGGCCACCGCTGCCGCGGACGCCGTACGGCCCGATCGAGACCGGCGGCCTCGGGCTGTTCCTGCTGGGCCGCCTGGCGCTGCGCTGGGGCTGGTATCCGGCGGGACCGGGCAAGGCCGTCTGGTGTGAACTGCGGATCCCCGAGGGCTGA